DNA sequence from the Delphinus delphis chromosome 7, mDelDel1.2, whole genome shotgun sequence genome:
agagagatgctGCATTgcttgctttgaagatggaggaaagtgCCACAAGCTAAgctaaggaatgtgggcagcctctagaagaaaGGGCAAAGAAACAGATCTCTATAGCCTCCAAAAAGAAATGCCATTCTGTGGACCCCTTGATTTTAAACCCAttgagacccatgtcagacttctgacgTACAAAACCGTAAGATAATAAAGTGttgtttaagctgctaaatttgttgtaatttgtttCAGTAGCAACAGGAAGCTAATATGGGGTGAGATTTAAGATGGGCCTTGTCATATCTGCATAGTTCCCAGGAAATCTTGGCCAGAATTTTTCACcaaaaacaatcaaaataattggattttttcttgtatgttttggtgttttgcaTTTTTAGGTGTACCAAATGTATAGAATATCACTTATGCCAGAATTGTTTTGATAGCTGCTGCCATCTTTCTCACTCATTTACATTTCGTGAGGTACAGTATCCATCTTGAATTTCGTATAGTGTTTGTATTTTCCTATTGTAAATCTAAGTAAGATCTAAGAATAGGTAACTCTCTGGAATAGAGCTGACTGTGTTTGAATAAAAACCAAAGACCATAATTTTTGGAGAACTCTTTTTCATAAGGATTTATAAGCAATCAATTCTTACATTGGTAATTTATAAAATCCAACACAATAACAAATATGTAATGATATCATACATAAATCTTAAGGACAGAAATTACAGCCATCAAGcttgaaaattcattttaaaaaaagatctcaaCACTACAAAATGACTTATAATGCTACTGACAAccatttacagttttaaaatttcttacatCATGGAATTTTATTGCTATCATTTGAATCTAACAAGTAAATAAGTATCTCCtgatgttgaataataatgctaCCTTCTATTTACTACACAAGATAAAACATCCACAATTACCATTATTGattaatagataaatatttttaccttaaaaaGTAACTGTTATAGTAGCTGTGCAACAGTATATTAGACTCACTAATAATTTGCAAATTCTTTAATGTGTTAAAAAgctatcttttaaaatgattagtctttatttacattattatgtTATTGATACACAGCCTACTGATTTAATGCACAAGATAAAAGCTTCCACAATTTACAAAGTAACATTCACCTTTTACCTATTACAGAAGAGAAATCAAAAATGGAGATCGTTGGAAAAAAGATCAGATGAAActgtaaaatatatagatattaaaGATGAGATAGAAAAGATGCCACATTTTCAAGAAAAGCAAGGGTGAGATTCTCAgtgaaatttatatttcttaggatatttaaacaatttttcagTTCAGAtaagttttattcatttctttattcaataaatatgtattgagtacttATATATACTAGGTGACATAGTATTCAAGTGAAGAGCAAGCCTCTGGAGTCAGAATGCTTAAATCCAATCCTAGTACAACCATAAGTTGGCTATGCAACTTTTGGGCTAGTTACTTCACATCTCCTTGccacatttttatctttaaaatggggataattataaaACCAGTCTCATAGTAATGTTGTGCATATGAGATGAATtaatacagtaaatattcaaataatgctgtctattattattattaattctacCAGAGATTGTACTAGGTATTAGGGATATCTAGTTTCCTCAGCAATTAAGTGATcatctaaataaatgtaaaattaaaactgatacatgttatgtaaagaaaaaatacaggGAGCTTTGAGATTTGCTTTGAAGTAAATGACCTCTATGGGAAGGaagtctttctttccttattgccCTCTATTCCACCCCCAGGGAAGGAGAGTGCTAAGGGGATTGGTTGTATTTCAAAACCCTGACTAGTGGACAGTCGTCCAGACCTTTTGCCATACTTCGtatcaattaaagaaaattaaacgcACCGTGTATAATTAACATATTAGGTacactataaaatatatacaaagctCATTTTAATAGGATGggataaaattgaaatattttttaaaggaccaTTTCAATGAATTAACCAAACAAAAATTGTGcttgtttatacatatatatgtgtgtatatatgtatttctatcCCACATATAtatagtagatagatagatagatttctATCCAACCCAGTGGATATCTAGCCCATGCCCTGTGGATGCTCCACACACTTCAGAGACCACAACTCTTGTGGAGCATAAAATGCTTTGTGGGTATGAAAGGAGCCTATACAAAGTCTCTCCATCTCCATTTCCCTTGGCCCTGGCTGGGTATCACACTTCAACCTATTAGAATGATAAATTGTATAACTAATTGTTCAGGAGATATTGTAGGGGGAGACAAGAGAATATTAGGGGTAGAAGgacattctaggcagagaaaatggaataaataaaaggagagagtttcaagattttttttaaaaagtgattaacaacctgaaataataaaaacatgcagattttttttagtTGACAATTAAATGACCTTGGTAAAAGCAATTTTTGTAGCATTATGACAGTTTATCTGAAGAGTAATGAGAAGTATAAAGTTGTCTAAAGAATATATTTGAACTTTATTCTGAATGACTTTTGAATAATAGGAATGCATCTAACCTTTTAaccaagattttgtttttaaatatttgttttacgtGTTTTATCAGTTGCTAGTGGCATCAAATTTACATTGTGTAATCTTAGTTATGTTTGTTGGTACTTTTGGTACAAAAATGGGGTTTGTATCTTTAGAGTTCATTAACATGGTCTAACAATACAGAAGTAATAAGCATATAccccaagtgaaataagtctccTCATAGATTATGACCTACCGGTTTATAATAGTAGCTGGAATATTTAATATGGTTTACCACACATCTTACTTCCTACCAGATGACAGAGTAAATTGGGTTGTATTTTTCTAAACACAAGCCTGTGTGTTGGCTCAGTCTGAAATAATTTGAGTATATGGTTCTCAAAATTATGTTCTGGTTTCATTGATGCTAAAAAGTGCAAATAATTTGAGTATATGGTTCATTGATGTTAAAAAGTGCAAATAATTTGAGTATATCGTTCTCAAAATTATGTTCTGGTTTCACTGATGTTAAAAAGTACAAATCAAAAAAATTCAggttagtatttttatttgaaatgactAAATTAAATTTTGTTCCTTATGAAGTTGATGTTGAAGTTGGATCCATCTTGTTCAAGATCAATACAATAGATTTTGTAACTTTATAATGTACGAGATTTATTATCTTCAGTTCTAGAAAGCACTGGgttcatttgcattatttatttGGAGGTTATTACCTGTACTATTGATTACTTCCTTATCTACGATCACATATGACCATTCATGTCTCTCTGTTTATTCTcatttagccaagtttacacacCAAAACACGTGGTAAGGTCACTGCCTCTCTTACTGATCACAAAAAATAGTAAGCTGCTTGCTCCAGGGTACCAGTGTCGACTTTGTTTGAAGGCATTTTGTCCTGGTCAGCATACAAGATTGCTACCATGTACTCACAAGGTAGAAGTCACATCATTTTAGTTTGACTTTCCCTGTAGGGCCAGTTTTCACAAATGAAGTGGCAATTTAAGtctctccttttactttttaGTTGAATTATGAGCAGAGATGTTCAAATTGAACAGTGTGTGCAGAAAGCTAGAGCAGAGACTATTGAGAAGGCAGCTCTGCCCCCCAAGGATGGATTCCTATTAATTAGGATTCATTTCTGTATAAACTATTGAGGAAAGATAAAATGGCACTTTAAGTTAGATTCTTTTATCTACTTTAGTTACCTGTAAAAGGAAAAGGCTTATAGAATACTaactttttaatgttatttttatgattttttagaTGAAACAGAAATGCTTAATTTGACATAGTTtattattgtttcaaatgaacTTACTGGAATCAGTCTAAAGTTGCTGAATCACTATGTAGTGGTAACCAGGTTTTTTCTGAGATAAagttgttttaataaataaacttttatagcTTTAGAGTCACCCTTACTTAAAATGActgataatttcttttcttccctagaAGGTGATTTGTCACATTATGTCTTACCATCATCATATCAATTTTCAACTCTAGTTGGCTatgatgtttttattaaaattttcattcattaGAAAGCAACAGTGAAATTAATGGCTTGAATAAGTAGTGAgtttttaatgaaattgaaaaaatgaCATCCATAGAaggcttttcattttaatgtggAAAATGAAGATCAGTCTCTAACCAATTACATTTTTAAGAgaacttcaaaatatttccataaaACTTGATGAATTTTATTACCTTCCAATATTATGAAACAGTGttaaaagtaacacaataatgaaAGTGGGGAAATTTTACATAGATAGTATACATTATAAACAAGATAATATATCTCTGATTAacttataacttttttttaagtttcataggAAATGTATTGACAGTTGGTTACTCCACAAGTGCAATTCATGCCCTGTTGATGGACAAGTTATATATAACCCTTTAATCTGGAAAGATAGAGCAGTGAATGGACATGCACATCAATCTGTTTCAAACACAAAcatcattcatctgtcaaaacaGGAAGAACCAGAACTTTTTATTCCTGGTACTGGATTAGTATTAAAACAAAATGGACTTGGAATTTTACCTATCATACCTCAGCGTAATTCTGAAAAGTTGAATGCACCTCAAAGTCCAATAGATACTTATCAGAATATAACAATAGATGATCTGTATTCTGTCAAAGTAGATGATTCAAATTCAAGAAAATCAATCTATGAATATAAAATTAGCCAACATTTCCCCAGCTATCTCCAAGATTTACCCACTGGatcctttggaaaaatatcatCTCAAACGTTTTTTCCTTCTATTGATCACAAGAATATTATATATCCAACTGGAGCGGAAAAGCCATGTATCAGTAAAAAACACCATGCCAGTCAAAGCcagaagataaacaaagactGTAAACGTGTTAACCACAATTCAAAGAAGACTCTTGGTAATAAAGTAAGAGAGGACAACACGAGACCAAATACTTTGCTTCCAGAAGATTTAAATCTTATTGTCAATTGGGGTACAGCTAAGCTTAGTTTGTCTAAGAGGTATAATAAGTGTATGGGGAAAATTAGACCAAAATGTAATGATTTATCCAGAAGGCCTATATCTCACCCTTTAAGTACAAAAAGTACTGAGCTATCTTTAATATTGGAAGGAGTTcagttataaaaatgtattttattaaaatcagaaaatatttgaatattgaacataaaatttttttttgtagaacaTAAAAATACTATATACTCTTGACAAATATTCTCTGTTGTTATTTTGCCTACTTGTCTATGAATAATGACCTACAGCTAAAGGAAATGGCCTCATTCCTTATAAGACTTAAAGAATTAGGTATCTTAATGAGTATGTTCAGTATGTtatgaattataaataatttttagaactTTCACATATGACTTTACactaattaaaataattgtttttaattaaggaaaTAGATTTTCCATGCCCTGAGTCACTATTTTCAAACATTTCACTTGATGACATGTAACATACAGGGATTCTTTCCaggtatttttacattttcttgcaCTAATAATCACCACAAACCTATAGGAAAATCCAgatggtggttttcttttttactttattccttAAAGGAGGTTTCTTGtataggaaatgaaataaaatatccttACAATGCTATGAGCTATGCCACATTTATAGTGGTTttactgggcttttttttttccatcaagaaaTATATAAGTACTACCAAATTCCcccttttattgaagtatagttgatttataatattgtgttagtttcagatgtacagcatagtgattcaatatttttgcagattatattccagaATAGGTTGTTATAAGATaatgagtataattccctgtgctattccattatagattattacaagataatgggtataactCCCAAGTataaccttgttgcttatctattttatatataataatttgtatttgttaatcccacatccctaatttgtccctccctgcttcctccccacTTTGGTCaccacagtttgttttctatatctgtgagtctgtttctattttgtatatatattcattttattagtttttagattccacatataagtgatatcatgtagtatttctcttctctgtctaacttatttcactaagcataatattctctaggtccatccacattgctgcaaatggcagtatttcattcttttttatggctgagtaatattgcattatatatatatatgtatatatatatatatatatacatatatatacagacacacacacacacacacacacacacacacacacacacacataccacctcttatccagtcatctgttgatgggcacttagactgcttccatgtcttagctattgtacatagtgctagTCTGAACCTTGGgaagcatgtatcttttcaaattagtgttttaattttttctggatatatacctaggagtgggattgctggatcgtatggtagttctatttttagttttttaaggaatctcttccatagtggcagcaccaatttacattccaccaagtgtacaagtgttcccttttctccacaacctctccaacatttgttgtttgtagactttttgatgacagccattctgaaaggtctgaggtgatacctaattgtgattttgatttgtatttctctaataattagcaatgttgagcatcttttcatgtgcctgttatccatctgtatgtcttctttggaaaaaaatgtctattcaagtcttctgcagattttctgattggattattgttttgttgatactgagttgtatgagctgtttacatatttggatattaaccccttgttagtcatatcatttgcaaatattttctcccattccttaggttgtcttttcgttcaGTCAGTAGTTTtctttgccatgcaaaagcttttaagtttagttgggtcacatttgtttgtttgttcttggcTTTTTTGGATTGatgaattgaattttattttgttggagTAAAAAACTTTCCTTTGAGAGCATTTGCTTTTTGTTCAACATGTATTTGTcaagttttcttttaatgtaagATGTTGGAGTaaaaggacttgagctcacctccttccatgaaaacaacaaaatcacaactaactgctgaacaaccaccaATAAAAATGACTGGAACCTGCCAGAAAAGAtgttctacatccaaagacaaagaagaagctaCAACGAGACAGTAGGAGAGGCCCAtttgcaataaaatcaaatcccatacctgctaGGTGGGCAAcgcacaaactggaaaataattgtattgcagaggttctcccacaggagtaagagttctgagccccacatcaggctccccagcctgggtgtCTGGCattggaaggaggaggagaatccTGAGCATTGGGCTTTGAAGGCAAGTGGGGCTTGATCACAggaactccacaggactgggggaagcaGAAACTCCATGCTTGGAGTGTGCACACAAGGACTtgtgtgcactgggacccagagaaaaagcagtgacttcataggatCCTGGGCCAGACCCATCTGCTgctcttggagggtctcctggggaggcagggacagctatggctcactgtggggacaaggacactggcggTGGAGGTACCAGGGAGTACACTTTGGCGTGAGCTCTCCTGGGGGCCACGATTTTGACActaagacctggccccacccaatagcctgtaggctccagtgctgggacacttcaggccaaacaaccaatagggtGGGAAAAGAGCCCCACCcttcagcagacaggctgcctaaaatcttcCTGAGTCCACAGCCATCTCTATACACACCCCTTGACAcaaccctgcccaccagagggataagacccagctccacccataaGGGGACAgataccagaagcaagaggagctaTAACCTCCAAAatggaaaccacaatcacagaaggttagacaaaatgagatggcagaggaatatgttccagataaaggaacaagataaaaccccaaatgAACAAGTAAGTGAAGtagaaataggcaatctacctgaaaaataattcagagtaataatagtaaatgatcaaagatctcagaaaaagaatggagtcatggaccaagaaaatacaagaaatgtttaacaaagagctagaacatataaagaacaaacagagatgaacaatataataattaaaatgaaaaaatacagtaaaaggaattaaaagcagaataaatgaggaagaagaacggataagtgagctggaagacagaatggtagaaatgactgctgtggaacagaataaagaaaacagaataaaaagaaatgaggaccgtttaacagacctctgggacaacattaaacgcaccaacattcgcattataagggttccagaaggagaagagagagagaaagggcctgagaaaatattcaaagagaaaatagctgaaaacctccctaacatgggaaaggaaacagtcactcaagtccaggaagtgctgagagtcccatacaggataaacccaaggaggaacacggtgagacacaaagtaatcaaactgacaaaaattaaagacaaagagaaaggacttccctggtggtgcagtggttaagagcctgcctgccaatgaaggggacatgggttcgatcccggTCCAAGAAAATCCCAcaatgccgcagagcaactaagcccatgcaccacagctactgagcttgcactctagagcccacaagccataactactgagcctgaatgccacaactactgaaacttgcacgcctagaacccatgctccacaacaagagaagccactgcaataagaagcccacacaccgcaacaaagagtagcctctgctcactgcaactagagaaagcccacacacagcaacaaagacccagtgcagccaaaaaataaataaataaatgaataaaatttttaaatgccaatcaaaatattaaaaaaaaaagacaaagagaaaatattaaaagcaacaagggaaaagcaacaaataacataaaaggaaatccccataacgttatcagctgatttttcagcagaaactctgtagaccagaagggagtggcacaatatatttaaagtgatgaaacggaaaaacctacaaccaagaatactctacccagcaaggctcttgttcaggttcaacagagaaatcaaaagctttaaagacaagcaaaagctaagagaattcaccaccaaaccagctttacaacaaacgctaagggaacttctctaggcagaaaagaaaagcccacaactagaaacaaaaaaattacaaatgtgaaagctcaccagtaaaagcaaccatacagtaaaggtaggaaatcatccacacacaaatatgatatcaaacctagcaattgtgagaagaggagGGTACAAATGCAGAATATTAGAaattcatttgaaattaaaagaccagcaacttaaaataatcttgtatatatatagactgctatatcaaaatctcatggtaactgcaaactgaaaatctacaatttatacacaccaaaaaaagaaaaaggaatccaaacacaacctatttgtttgtttttgcttttatttcttatgccttaggagactgatccaAGAAAAGTTTGCTACAAtgtatgtcaaagaatgttccacctatgctctcttctaggagttttatggtttcacatCTTAAATTTAGgactttaaaccattttgagcttatttttgtatatggtgtgaggaaatattctaatctcattgttttacatgtagctgtccagttttcccaacatgaCTTATtcaagaaactgtcttttctccactgtatattcttgccccctttatcatagattaattgactgtaaatGCATGGATATATTtatgggctctccattctgttccaatgatctgtgtgtctgtttttatgccaatatcatgctgttttgattgttctagctttgtagtatagtctgaagtctgggcattatgcctccagctttgttttttttttcccccctcaggattgctttggcaatttgggttcttttgtgggttccatagaaattttaggattacttgttctagttctgtgaaaaatgtcatgggtattttgattgggattgcatgaaatctgtagatgactttggatagtatggccattttaataatattaatacttccaatccaagagtacaggatatctttccatttctttgaatcattttcaatttccttcatcaatgttttatagttttcagagtataggtcttccatcttcttggttaagtttattcaaaGGTTTcttttatatgattttaaatagtatttttttttacttcctgatatttcattattagtgtatagagatTTCTTGTAtactgcaaccttgctgaattcatttattctaatagtttggGGTTGGAgaatttaggattctctatatagagtatcatgtcatctgcaaatagtgaaagttttacttctttccaatttggataccttttatttctttttcttgtctgactgctgtgactaggacttccagtactatgttaaatagaagtggtgagagtgggcatccttgtcttattcctgaatttagtgagaaggttttcagcttttcaccattgagcattatgttgactgtgggtttgtcacaaatggcctttattatgttgagatatgttctctctatacccactttgatgagagtttttatcataaatggatttgaattttgtcaaatgttttttcttcatctattgagatgatcttgtgacttttatcctttcttttgttaatgtggtgtgtccactttgattgatttgagtatgttgaatcatccttgtgacactggaataaatccaagttgatcctggtgtatgatcctataGTTGAATTAAGGTTACTTAtagtttgttgaagatttttgtatcCATATTCATCAGagacattggcctgtaattttctttttttgtagtgtctttgtctggtatCAGAGTactggtggtcttgtagaatgaatCTGGGAGTATTCCCCCCTctacagttttttggaatagtttgagaagtataggtataagctattctttatatgtttggtcaAATGCCTCTGTGGAGctgtccagtcctggacttttgttttctgggattttttaaaattacaaattcaatttcacttctagtgattggtctgttcaaatcgTCTTTTCTTCTagactcagtcttggcaggctatcttttcctagaaatttgtctatttcttctaggttgttcaattcattggcatataactgttcatagtattcttatgatttttttgtatctctgtggtatcagttattattgctcctctttcatttcttattttgtttatttgggccctctGTCTTCTTCATAAACCTggttaaaagtttatcaattttatcttttttaaaaagcagcttttggtttcattgatcttttctgttttttatctctattttatttatttcctctctcatctttattatttccttccttctgctgactttgggctttgtttgttcttctttttccaattattttaggTGGTAgagtaggttgtttatttgatatttttcttgtttctcgagtATCACTATGAACTTGCCCCTTctatgcttttgctgcatcccatagattttggaaagttatgttttcatttttatttctcttgaggtattttctgattccctttttgatttcattgttgatcCATTGATTTTCTAGTAGCATGATGTTTAGTCtccacttttctgttcttttcccatttttctttctgtagttgatttctagttcatACAGTTGTAGTTaagaaaaatgcttgatataatttctatcctcttaagtTTGTTGAAGATGGTTTTGTGACCTAGAATGTGGCTTATCCtgaagaacattccatgtgcacttgaaaagaatgtgtatcctagttttttgtttgcttgtttgtttgtttgtgtggaTGTAATGTCCTGCAGATGTCTATTAAGTTGaact
Encoded proteins:
- the ZSWIM2 gene encoding E3 ubiquitin-protein ligase ZSWIM2; translated protein: MLRGGCKASERRRHFSDRLNWQQDQALSSSIYLLREMGPTSFLLREEEPENRDFRVSLGNPHVCNCSIFLKGGELCKHICWVLLKKFRLPRNHESALQLGLVEREISDLLRGIHRVQTPQQGRNNENAQIEEDGYIKQKEISSDDICSICQEVLLEKKVPVTFCRFGCGNSVHIKCMKILANYQDKVSHTSMLKCPLCRKDFAPLKLILEEFKNSSKLVATAEKERLDKHLGIPCNNCRQFPVEGKCYKCTKCIEYHLCQNCFDSCCHLSHSFTFREKRNQKWRSLEKRSDETVKYIDIKDEIEKMPHFQEKQGQVYTPKHVVRSLPLLLITKNSKLLAPGYQCRLCLKAFCPGQHTRLLPCTHKFHRKCIDSWLLHKCNSCPVDGQVIYNPLIWKDRAVNGHAHQSVSNTNIIHLSKQEEPELFIPGTGLVLKQNGLGILPIIPQRNSEKLNAPQSPIDTYQNITIDDLYSVKVDDSNSRKSIYEYKISQHFPSYLQDLPTGSFGKISSQTFFPSIDHKNIIYPTGAEKPCISKKHHASQSQKINKDCKRVNHNSKKTLGNKVREDNTRPNTLLPEDLNLIVNWGTAKLSLSKRYNKCMGKIRPKCNDLSRRPISHPLSTKSTELSLILEGVQL